The Malus domestica chromosome 17, GDT2T_hap1 genome contains the following window.
actcgggaaattaagggaacactaccccaacctacatgctccactcagaaagcttcaacatacaagcttcaacaaaagaaaattcaaagaacttagcaaagaaggttttggtgtatttaacacaatacgttgaaataaaggaaaacttatttattgatatccccgataagctacaaatgtgtacatatacatgagtcaaaataaacaaacaagagggagccttcacaagggttgcttaggagaagtctcagcagtcggtagagccccagaaagagaaggcaccggagggggatcattcggaacctcagtactggacagaaccctagaaggaggaggcatcagaggttgattatttggagcttcattacgaggtacagccccagaagacgaaggcaataaatgcctttggaacaaacccacaaatctctgatgatcaagtaaaacctgaccatcagtttccttcatctggtcaagcttcctcttcatgtttgtagcatagtcatgtgcgagccggtgcaactgtttattctcatgcttgagccctctaatctcctgtttgagactcatcacctcagccgccaatgattcaacttggcgggttcgagcaaataggcgttgggccatattagacacagaacctgcacactgaacactgagagccagcgaatccttaacagctaactcatcagaccgtttggaaagtagtctgttatctttgggagtgagaaggttcctggccaccaccgcagcagtcatatcattcttcatcacggaatccccaacggtaagaggaccagtaggggagacgaaggatgggcgccatatgttgtctggagaaggcggggctgcctcttcaacaaggttcaagtcaaaacgacggtcggaggggccagacattttcaaaggtgttgaagagagaagaggttggacaaatcaagatcttagaagtgcaagaatggagcttctactggtggagattcaagtgtgctttggaacttaatgccagcccctataaaaatctgcactcgacggatcttcagaaatcgaagaggcgcctgctcagaaatcgaagaggcgtttgctttctcaaaagctgggctgcttagagaccacgagggttgatctcagaaatcgaagaggcgtttgctttctcaaaagttaggctgctcaaagaccacgaaggccgatctcagaaatcgaagaggcgctcgctttctcaaaagctgggctcctcagagaccacgagggccgatctcagaaatcgaagaggcacctacttttccagccttgtcagcacctgtcacacgcacactcagctttgcggaaattatgggcattctgtcgaagacttctgaggaagtagaaaacacatgaatcttactgttcaatcacccacttcccacacgcaacactagctcatgggtaccacagataactttgccaaagttctctgccaaaattgagcacgtaaagcttgcagctcccactacatcgctctgaccaagaaaggtaaaagaatagcaaagaaacagcactaacaaagtttagacccataaattttgaaggtctagctaccatattattacccacaagggtaaaggaacagtaccactgctggataattggaaagtccctgtgtgtcaacctctgtgcttcgtggcaaggtagactagtaaacatgcccaacctttactcacactcgagaaaacactaccaataagattgcttgctccaaaatcgaagaggcaccgtcctccgaatctcgagagccagactcccaacatgactactttctcaaaaatcgaagagagggtaaaggaacagtaccattgctggataattggaaaatccctgtgtgtcaacctctgtgcttcgtggcaaggtagactagcaaacatgcccaacctttactcacattcgagaaaacactcccaacaagattgcttgctccaaaatcgaagaggcaccgccctccgaatctcgagagccagactcccaacatgattactttctcaaaaatcgaagtgacactactccccgaatctcgagagccagacccccatcatgattgctttcttaaaaatcgaagatgcatcgttctccgaatcaatcgaagagacgctcgctttctcaaaagctgggctgctcagagaccacgagggccgatctcagaaatcgaagaggcacctacttttctagccttgtcagcacctgtcacacgcacactcagctttgcggaaattatgggcattctgtcgaagacttctcgagagcacataccactttttcaaagtgctctgacagagttaaaacatgtgaagctggtagctcccactaccgtgctatgaccaagcagggtaaaggaatagcattactacttgttgttagggagactcctatatatgtcgacctccatccccaacggacaggcagacctgcaaaaatgttcaacccttcctcatatttgagagggcactcccaacgaagcctttcgaaatattcagctttctttccccccgataatacctttgcaaacaagctatactagagcaagaatatctcatatcatcagggttaaaagcaagagtatcccatatcatgctttttccctgtcttttcctttggccttgttgttacctgcaagacaaggagaaagagagcaatcaatcagcacttggaatcaagcttccagccaggaactgactgcctggaaccccttacctgattacttacctggcattgctctcgagtactcatcttcaacatcttatgtttccagggaagataccgcatctgcttgaggaacagatagggcaagtgcgaaggatacaaggaagcatgtggagacaagcgtaacagcacacgtgccgatacatccattactctgtcaaaagcaaaagtatcccatatcagcagggtcgaacgtactctagatttgatggacttgttttgaccctcaaattcttcagtcggctcgggaggaaaccagaaaaccctccagctcagttcaagaataagcctgtggaaagttacttcttcaaaagcaaaagtatcccatatcatctcttctcatctttcttctctttatccttcatgctgctgcaagatggggagaaggtgaacaatcagccggagctctgattgcttaccttgtctgtcacctctttcagcagatcccctagctcggcgacttgggagactcctactacatggtttgtatcgcgcttgaccaagcctgaaactacaagtaagcttcaagtgaaattgatacattaccttgtgcatctccaccagttaaagataccacccctggatggaggaagagtacttccagagaagatgccacatctacctatgagacagataaggcaagtcaagacgataccacactccgatacttagaagtttcgtgattacgagatcattctcgcacaatatttcctaatgtcatttgtactaaatcattcacttgtactcactaaaggagagcttgaacctatgtacttgtgtaaacccttcacaattaatgagaactcttctattccgtggacgtagccaatctgggtgaaccacgtacatcttgtgtttgctttcctatctctattcatttatatacttatccacactaatgaccggagcaatctagcgaagatcacaaaaagcgaccgtttttgctgcctaggatctatcttgcaagagaacggagaattagatggagatctcaaccatagaatacgacctggacggatgaagtgtaagagtgcatccggcgtgttatgtgaccgtcgtaggccactgaagctcaagggaaaatttcataggacgacaataaggccaacgatgttgtatggcacagaatgttggacggtgaagcatcaacacgtacacaaaatgggtgtagcggagatgaggatgcttcgtgggatgtgtgggcacacgagaaaggataagattgggcatgaggatatccgaggtaaagtaggagtagccgaaattgaaggaaagatgagagaaaatcggttccggtgatttggacatgggcaaagagggccgactgacgctccggttcgaagatgtgactacgggacagaggttcagggccgaaggggtagaggaagacctaggaaaactttagaagagactctaagaaaagacttagagtacttggatcgaaaggaggacatgacacaaaaccgagcgcaatggcgttctaggattcatatagccgaccccacttagtgggaaaaggctttgttgttgttgttgttgttgtaaaagttataggaaaaaaatggaatttaaaaaaaatatgaaacaaattttgtaaaatagaagttataggaaaaaaaaatagaatttaaaaaaaattgaaacaaattttgtaaaatagaattgaaaaaaaatatgaaacaaaatttgattcatatgaaaaggaaaaaaaaagggaaaaaaagaagtttaaattcataaaaaaaaaaaagttaatacaacggctactagccgttatattgaaaaaaattcaaactattagtgttggttataaccgacactaatagtaattaaaaataaaaattttgcttttcaataactattattgtcggttataaccgacagtattaaaaaattattctttAATGATGTCGGTTAAtaggaaaacattaaaaaaaaaatagccagcccggggctggctggctggccgaaagcagccagccctccagccctctctgatcacgtggggccctcccagattccagagccctctggcctagccctcggttggagacggttttagggctattttcagccctctagccctctggacccttcggttagagatggcctaagaccatctccaattgaATGGTCCAGATGATCAGAGGGTTGAAAAACGTTCAAAAAttatctccaaccaagggctagatcagagggctcaaaaattaacaattagtattacatgcctatttcattctcTAAATTATACTATAAACGTCATTATTATTACgatttagtgatatttttttaataagtttTTCTTCGAATTATGTCATACCAATttaagaaggaaaaggaaaccctCGGAGCTAcctaggccatctccaaccgaaaggtCCAAAGGGCCAGAGGCCCGAAAATAGCTCGAAAacagtctccaaccgagggctaggccagatgGCTCGTGGAATTTGAGAGGCCGCCAAGGAATCTAaaagggctggagggctgggcAGAAAAACTCTcaatcctgtcggttataaccgacaggaatgctaaaactaaaatttgaatccaacagctagttagctagccgttggattcaatttatttatttatttattttttggttttttgggcccattttttgttttgttttaaattctgaaaaattctaattttttcccAATAAATACCTAAACTATTCATTCATCATTCCTACAccattaatttgtagtttttaaatttaatttgtcgtttttaaatttaagttgtagtttttaatttaagatgtagttttttaatttaagttgttgtagtttttaaatttaaataataaattttgtttggccctatggccctcgattggagatggttttttctGACATGGCTAAAACAAGCCCTATGGCCTTTgatcctcggttggagacgaaggCATATATgatcatgtactgttcattaaaatattaatatcttgaaggACCAGAGGGTTAAAACGAGCTATCTGGTCAGTCATCGGTTGAAGATGACGTTAGTTACTTTTTGCAGTGAAGCCACACTAAGAGAAGACGATCGTCTCCTCTCTCCTACTCGATCTTTGGCGGGATCAGATGCTTTTTCGGTCGAGGTTCAATACATCCGCCAGTCATAGGTTCTCAGATCAATTTTCTCTCTCCACCTTTCAGCTATAGAGTCGGCCAAGGACATTAATCCTCGTACATAGTCAATTAGGACACTTAATTAGGATCCAATATTCCATAATCAttattttaattagttaataCGGTTTAAGAATAGGTCCACTTCCATGAACATAAGAGATAAGAGTCGTGACTCGTGACCACCTTTTTCCTTGTTAATTTCTCAAATAGTTATGATGAAGTGATATATGCGCATGCCCTTGCGTCATCGTTACATCCTCCTTAAAGCCTATTGCAAGTATATAAATAGGTCTCGTTTTACTATATATCAACAAACCCACAACTACTTGACGATCTCGTTCGATCTCTTACATATATATGCAAGCAACATGAGCTCAGAAAATGCAAATAAGGGGGAGGATTGCCTGGGATGGGCTGCAAGAGATGAGTCTGGGGTTCTTTCCCCTTACAAATTTGCCCGCCGGTACGCTCGATTtcgattaattaattaataatttgcaTGCTAAAAACGTACTGCTTACTTAACAATGAATTTGTTAATGAATCTGCAGGGCTGTTGGGAGTGACGATGTTTCCATAAAGATCACACACTGTGGAGTTTGCTATGCTGAAGTGGTTTGGACAAAGAACAAACATGGGGATGCCACCTATCCTTTAGTGCCTGGGTACGTATATATGTTCATCCATTAactcatgattttatttttgtcatatgaTTAATTCTTAGTTAACTACTGCTCAATGTACAAATTACAGACATGAGATTGCCGGCATTGTGCAAGAGGTCGGTTCAAATGTTCGCGGATTCAAAGTTGGTGATCATGTTGGAGTGGGAACTTACATTAATTCATGCAGAAATTGTGATTACTGTAATGACGGCCTTGAAGTTTACTGTGAAAAAGGAGTTGTTTACACTTACAATCGTCTCGACATCGATGGTACCATGACAAAAGGCGGATTTTCCACTTACATTGTTGTCTGCGAAAGGTTGGTGTCGTTTGTGTCCTCTCATCAGAAATTTTTTAGTTTGATAACAGTCGTACTGCCACGTAGCGTTACTAATTAATGTGTTAAAATAAGCATTAACGGCATGGTTGATATTTCATGTTATGTCAGCATCATATAACCTAATTGCCTAATGCTCAAGGAATTATAAGTCAAGTTTTTCAATTCCATGAGAAATCAATGACATTGTTGGTTATGTATTTGAATTTATACAGGTACTGCTTCAGGATAGCAGAATCCTATCCATTGGCTTCAGCAGCACCTCTTCTTTGCGCCGGCATTACTGTCTATTCTCCAATGATACGCCATAAGATGAACCAACCCGGTAAATCACTAGGCGTGATTGGCCTCGGCGGTCTTGGTCACTTAGCCGTGAAATTTGGTAAGGCTTTCGGACTGAATGTAACAGTTTTCAGCACAAGCACATCAAAGAAAGAGGAGTCTCTAACTCTGCTTGGTGCAGACAATTTCGTGGTCTCATCCGACCAAGAACAGATGAAGGTAGAAATGCACAAGCCTTCCAAATTTGGTCATTATTTGCACTATGTTATGAGTTGTTACATATTTGAATGTAATGAGTGTATTAACCTTCATTTTATGCAGGCCATGGCTAAATCCCTCGACTTCATCATCGATACGGTATCTGCTGATCACTCATTTGATATGTACATGTTGCTTCTGAAGACTGCCGGCGTTTTTGTCATGGTTGGGGCACCAAATGAAGTTAAACTGAGTCCTATGAGCCTAATTCTGGGTActgcaacattttcattgctcaaagttttggtgtttttaaaatttggaaaattaGTGATTTTATGCTACATTAAACAATGCAGTAGTTTACTGATTAGCTGAACAAGATGCAttgatctttaattttttttttctttcacaggTATGAAATCGATATCTGGTAGCGTGGCGGGTGGTACGAAAGAGATGCAAGAAATGCTAGACTTCTGTGCAGCTCAGAAAATATATCCCAACATAGAAATAGTTCCGATTCAGTATGTGAATGAAGCAATTGAGAGGCTTATAAAGAAGGATGTGAAGTACCGGTTTGTGGTGGATATTGAGAACTCCCTGAAATATTGAACAAGGAAAACTCAGATTCTATTCCAAAGCATCGATGAGAAGGCATAGATATATGCAAAATATTTACAGAGATTTTATCTAATAGGGTTgtggttttttttgttgggtGTTTTTGTCTTAC
Protein-coding sequences here:
- the LOC103405069 gene encoding probable cinnamyl alcohol dehydrogenase 1, yielding MSSENANKGEDCLGWAARDESGVLSPYKFARRAVGSDDVSIKITHCGVCYAEVVWTKNKHGDATYPLVPGHEIAGIVQEVGSNVRGFKVGDHVGVGTYINSCRNCDYCNDGLEVYCEKGVVYTYNRLDIDGTMTKGGFSTYIVVCERYCFRIAESYPLASAAPLLCAGITVYSPMIRHKMNQPGKSLGVIGLGGLGHLAVKFGKAFGLNVTVFSTSTSKKEESLTLLGADNFVVSSDQEQMKAMAKSLDFIIDTVSADHSFDMYMLLLKTAGVFVMVGAPNEVKLSPMSLILGMKSISGSVAGGTKEMQEMLDFCAAQKIYPNIEIVPIQYVNEAIERLIKKDVKYRFVVDIENSLKY